Proteins encoded by one window of Halobacteriovorax sp. GB3:
- a CDS encoding MBL fold metallo-hydrolase, translating into MRKSVVAAIQFEDQLFYIKRSEKLSVFPGYLSFVGGKVDRGENLKEALYREIHEELGLNLNDSIVESIEPWAIAITPDFNPYRFETHFYRVVVNKRPDFIFNGEIKEGLWLSHKEFYKLFDQGEIITIPPIKILTDKINSPEFLGHLEIDFDNEIPILESLKNLFVLFPRSNTFPPASRTNCFVIGKEDSIIVDPSPCDENEYGKLKRLLAQFKPRSIFLTHHHRDHIEKANLLAKEFNIPIYSSLDTKERIEKRWNANYFDEITWKEAFEGMKLGEWLGEELHVVAVPGHDEGQLMIMDSKKRFAIVSDLIQTIGTVVVGDEEGDMTKYFLSMEKVISLNPKVIFPSHGIGLGGVWKIKQTLSHRKQREKVIKELYLEGRSEDEILAIIYADLPKELIKYAKKTISCHLDRIKTLL; encoded by the coding sequence ATGAGAAAATCCGTCGTCGCTGCCATCCAATTTGAAGATCAACTCTTTTATATTAAAAGAAGTGAGAAGTTATCTGTTTTCCCAGGTTATCTCTCTTTTGTTGGAGGCAAAGTTGATAGAGGCGAAAACTTAAAAGAGGCCCTTTATAGAGAAATCCACGAAGAACTTGGCCTTAATTTAAATGATTCAATAGTTGAATCTATCGAGCCTTGGGCCATTGCAATAACGCCGGACTTTAATCCCTATCGCTTTGAAACTCATTTTTATCGTGTTGTTGTTAATAAGAGACCTGATTTTATTTTTAATGGTGAAATTAAAGAGGGGCTGTGGCTTAGTCACAAAGAGTTTTATAAGCTATTTGATCAAGGCGAAATTATTACAATTCCCCCAATCAAAATTTTAACGGATAAAATTAATTCACCAGAGTTCTTGGGTCATTTAGAGATTGACTTTGATAATGAGATACCTATTTTAGAAAGCCTCAAAAATCTCTTTGTTCTTTTCCCAAGATCTAATACATTCCCTCCGGCAAGTCGAACTAATTGTTTTGTTATTGGCAAAGAGGATTCGATCATTGTTGATCCTTCCCCCTGCGATGAAAATGAGTATGGGAAATTAAAAAGACTTCTGGCCCAATTTAAACCGCGATCAATTTTTTTAACTCACCACCATAGAGACCATATTGAAAAGGCCAACCTATTGGCAAAGGAGTTTAATATTCCCATCTATTCAAGCTTAGATACGAAAGAGCGAATTGAAAAAAGATGGAATGCTAACTACTTTGATGAAATCACTTGGAAAGAAGCTTTTGAAGGAATGAAACTAGGAGAGTGGTTAGGAGAGGAACTTCATGTTGTAGCCGTTCCTGGGCATGATGAAGGCCAGCTCATGATCATGGATTCAAAGAAGAGATTTGCCATAGTCAGTGATCTCATTCAAACCATTGGAACAGTGGTGGTAGGGGATGAAGAAGGAGATATGACTAAGTATTTTTTAAGCATGGAAAAAGTCATTTCTTTAAATCCAAAAGTCATTTTTCCATCACATGGCATAGGGCTTGGTGGTGTTTGGAAAATAAAACAAACACTCTCTCATAGAAAGCAACGTGAAAAAGTCATTAAGGAACTCTACCTAGAAGGAAGGAGTGAAGATGAAATTTTGGCGATTATTTACGCTGATTTACCAAAAGAGCTGATAAAATATGCTAAAAAGACCATTTCTTGTCATTTAGATCGAATAAAAACATTGCTATAG
- a CDS encoding HD-GYP domain-containing protein, producing MKAPEEFFYIEKEHLKGRKIFPFHIYLYNPNTNQHTPFLYANSPLTSNKEFFLDYALERHGEIAIADNQQKTFFTIMELSKEDIPSLQEQELEEIEIEREKRIQALIEKRTNNEESIFDLKIGFKECEKNDNFLPMILAAQEEIMTFGLRVSATVSLASYLAEKILSSDNITNRIVAVSYFLAKNCDIKDEESLSDLICASFFCHLGMTQMDFYLNHKPQVELNDTERKKFKKHPGYSHHFILKAQLDISDRCKHIIFQHHERYDGSGYPSMRQGDYIDQLALIIGAIAHLFEYSQGKVAGTKKPLRSIIKNLKNKTLTSGLELEFGDKILENLSLIINTEDEQSNLNNRDSENMAA from the coding sequence ATGAAGGCCCCTGAAGAGTTTTTTTACATTGAAAAAGAACATTTAAAAGGAAGAAAGATTTTTCCTTTTCATATTTATTTATATAATCCAAATACAAATCAACACACACCTTTTCTCTATGCTAATAGCCCTCTCACTTCTAACAAAGAGTTCTTTCTGGATTACGCACTAGAAAGACATGGTGAAATAGCGATTGCAGACAATCAACAAAAGACTTTCTTTACAATAATGGAATTATCTAAAGAAGATATTCCCTCTCTTCAAGAACAGGAACTAGAAGAAATTGAAATAGAAAGAGAGAAAAGAATTCAAGCATTGATTGAAAAAAGAACTAATAATGAAGAGAGTATCTTTGATCTTAAAATTGGATTTAAAGAATGCGAAAAGAATGACAACTTTCTTCCAATGATTCTTGCGGCCCAAGAGGAAATAATGACCTTCGGTCTGCGCGTATCGGCCACAGTAAGCTTAGCCTCCTACTTAGCTGAAAAAATACTAAGTAGTGATAATATTACAAATAGAATAGTCGCCGTATCTTACTTTCTGGCGAAGAACTGCGATATAAAAGACGAAGAAAGCCTCTCTGATCTAATATGCGCCTCATTTTTTTGTCATTTAGGAATGACTCAGATGGATTTCTACTTAAATCACAAACCTCAAGTAGAACTAAATGATACAGAAAGAAAGAAGTTTAAAAAACATCCTGGCTACTCTCACCACTTCATTCTTAAAGCACAACTGGATATATCCGATAGATGTAAACATATCATCTTTCAACATCATGAGCGCTACGATGGCTCGGGATACCCCTCTATGCGCCAAGGAGATTATATTGACCAATTAGCTCTGATAATTGGAGCTATAGCTCACCTCTTTGAATACTCTCAAGGAAAGGTAGCCGGAACAAAAAAACCGTTAAGGTCAATTATTAAAAACCTTAAAAATAAAACACTTACCTCTGGACTCGAATTAGAGTTTGGCGATAAAATATTAGAAAATCTATCATTAATAATTAATACAGAAGATGAACAATCGAATCTAAATAATCGAGATAGTGAAAATATGGCCGCATAG
- a CDS encoding flagellin N-terminal helical domain-containing protein, producing the protein MGLRINTNVSSLSAQRTLGNNNAKQADTLGKLSSGTRIVKSADDAAGLAISEKLKAQVRSTNQAERNANDGISMIQTAEGGLNEISNILTRLRELSIQSASDTVGDSERKFTNLEYQNLKQEMERISQVTEFNGKKLLNGQGDTYDFQIGINNDDFQDRIKFDAQQLNASIGNLGVSELSVGSKEDAQNGLESIDTAIQMVSGQRAELGAKQNRLTSTIQNLQISSENLSAANSRIRDTDFAAETARKTKLDILTNAGTSVLAQSNSQGQAALKLIG; encoded by the coding sequence ATGGGTTTACGTATTAACACGAACGTCTCGTCTCTATCTGCTCAAAGAACGTTAGGAAACAACAACGCGAAACAAGCAGACACTCTAGGGAAGCTTTCATCAGGTACAAGAATTGTAAAGTCGGCCGACGATGCTGCAGGACTTGCGATCTCTGAGAAATTGAAGGCACAAGTAAGATCAACAAATCAAGCGGAAAGAAACGCGAATGATGGTATCTCAATGATTCAAACTGCAGAAGGTGGTCTGAATGAGATTTCTAACATTCTTACTCGTTTAAGAGAGCTTTCAATCCAATCAGCTTCAGACACAGTAGGTGATTCTGAAAGAAAGTTTACAAATCTTGAGTATCAAAACCTTAAGCAAGAAATGGAGCGTATCTCTCAGGTGACTGAGTTCAACGGTAAGAAGCTTCTTAATGGACAAGGTGATACTTATGATTTTCAAATTGGTATCAACAATGATGATTTCCAAGATAGAATTAAGTTTGATGCTCAGCAGTTAAATGCATCAATTGGAAATCTAGGTGTTTCTGAACTTTCAGTAGGATCTAAAGAAGATGCTCAAAATGGTTTAGAATCAATTGATACGGCCATTCAAATGGTATCTGGACAAAGAGCGGAGCTAGGTGCGAAGCAAAACAGACTAACGTCTACAATCCAGAACCTACAGATTAGTTCTGAGAACCTCTCTGCTGCGAACTCTCGTATTAGAGATACTGACTTTGCTGCTGAAACTGCGAGAAAAACTAAGTTAGACATCCTAACTAACGCAGGTACTTCAGTTCTAGCTCAGTCTAACTCTCAAGGACAAGCTGCACTAAAACTTATCGGTTAA
- a CDS encoding response regulator, translating into MSLNANMKILVVDDMATMRKIIKNMLGQIGFKNIQEADDGATAWPMIESAIQANEPFEFIVSDWNMPQMTGLELLKKVRATETTKKLPFLMITAEAEQGNVVIAVKAGVSNFIVKPFSAQVLKEKIDKIFN; encoded by the coding sequence ATGTCACTGAATGCTAACATGAAAATTCTTGTCGTCGATGATATGGCCACGATGAGAAAGATTATCAAAAACATGCTTGGTCAAATTGGATTTAAAAATATTCAAGAAGCCGATGATGGTGCAACAGCATGGCCAATGATTGAATCAGCAATTCAGGCCAATGAGCCATTTGAATTTATCGTTTCAGACTGGAACATGCCACAGATGACAGGACTAGAACTACTAAAGAAAGTGAGAGCTACAGAAACGACAAAGAAACTTCCTTTCCTTATGATTACAGCTGAAGCTGAACAAGGAAACGTTGTTATTGCAGTTAAGGCCGGAGTTAGTAACTTCATTGTCAAGCCTTTCTCTGCGCAAGTTCTTAAAGAAAAAATTGATAAGATTTTTAATTAG
- a CDS encoding DUF523 domain-containing protein, producing MEKETKYIVSACLAGLECRYDCQSKERQFVVELVQKGLATPVCPEQLGGLSTPRDPAEIVNGKVLSIKGKDVTFEYEKGASEALKIAKLTGATKALLKSKSPMCGHGEIYDGTYSGQTIKGEGVLSTLLLKNNIEIESVE from the coding sequence GTGGAAAAGGAAACGAAATATATTGTCAGTGCATGTTTAGCAGGGCTTGAGTGTCGCTATGACTGTCAAAGTAAAGAAAGACAATTTGTTGTTGAGCTTGTTCAAAAGGGTCTTGCCACTCCAGTGTGCCCAGAGCAGCTTGGAGGACTTTCCACACCTCGAGACCCGGCTGAAATTGTTAATGGGAAAGTTCTTTCGATAAAAGGCAAAGACGTTACTTTTGAATATGAAAAAGGTGCAAGCGAGGCCTTAAAAATAGCCAAACTGACAGGAGCAACGAAAGCTCTCTTAAAAAGTAAATCTCCAATGTGCGGTCATGGTGAAATTTATGATGGAACCTACAGTGGCCAAACGATCAAAGGCGAAGGCGTCTTATCAACGCTTCTTTTAAAAAATAATATTGAAATTGAAAGTGTAGAATAA
- the hppD gene encoding 4-hydroxyphenylpyruvate dioxygenase, which yields MRSQISEKNPLGILAIDHLEFTCETLETETKELFYTLGFSKTEENKDLNTELFTQGQVRFLMTASKDETSHPARYFKAHGEGVSKMSFLVEDCEHAINEAKKRGAEVVGELEVNECEFGVYKTATIQGFGDVLNEFVERPRPNFRPHYVKVETDPKARPLSSRVARIDHLTNNVPKGEMTKWVEFYKRVYGFEVTRYFDIKGVKTGLQSEVVQLPNGAVIIPINEPEAEGGKSQIQEFLDLHKGAGVQHIALTCGDIISTVGDLRERGIKFLDIPHTYYEDIPKRDFDVEEDLGVLEERQLLVDGDPEGYLIQNFTETYVGPLFFEFIQRKNHNGFGEGNFQALFDAIERDQMKRGYLE from the coding sequence GTGAGATCACAAATTAGTGAAAAGAACCCACTTGGGATTTTGGCCATTGACCACTTAGAGTTTACTTGTGAAACGCTCGAAACAGAAACGAAAGAGCTTTTCTACACTCTAGGTTTTTCTAAAACAGAAGAAAATAAAGACCTCAACACAGAATTATTTACTCAAGGACAAGTTCGTTTTCTAATGACTGCGAGCAAAGATGAAACATCACATCCTGCACGTTATTTTAAAGCGCACGGTGAAGGTGTTTCTAAAATGAGCTTCCTTGTGGAAGATTGTGAACATGCCATTAATGAAGCGAAAAAAAGAGGCGCTGAAGTTGTTGGTGAACTCGAGGTTAACGAATGCGAATTTGGTGTCTACAAAACAGCAACAATTCAAGGTTTTGGTGATGTTCTTAACGAATTTGTTGAAAGACCAAGACCTAACTTTCGTCCTCATTATGTAAAAGTAGAGACTGATCCAAAAGCAAGGCCACTCTCTTCTCGTGTCGCAAGAATTGACCACCTTACAAATAATGTACCTAAGGGTGAAATGACAAAGTGGGTAGAATTCTACAAGCGCGTTTACGGTTTTGAAGTAACGAGATACTTTGATATTAAAGGTGTAAAAACAGGACTCCAATCAGAAGTTGTTCAACTTCCAAATGGAGCAGTTATTATTCCTATCAACGAGCCAGAAGCAGAAGGTGGAAAATCCCAAATTCAAGAATTTCTAGACCTACATAAAGGAGCTGGAGTTCAGCATATCGCACTAACTTGTGGAGATATAATCTCAACAGTTGGAGATCTTAGAGAGAGAGGAATTAAATTTCTAGATATCCCTCACACTTACTATGAAGATATTCCTAAGCGCGACTTTGATGTAGAAGAAGATTTAGGAGTTCTAGAGGAAAGACAACTTCTTGTTGATGGAGACCCAGAAGGATACCTCATCCAAAACTTTACTGAGACTTATGTTGGTCCCCTCTTTTTTGAATTCATTCAAAGAAAAAACCACAATGGATTTGGAGAAGGAAACTTCCAAGCACTTTTTGATGCCATTGAAAGAGATCAAATGAAAAGAGGTTACTTAGAATAA
- a CDS encoding thiolase family protein gives MTRVFLTYAKRTPIGRINGALSHMRPDDMLAALFSDFKKSHDFDMSEIDDVIVGCANQAGEDNRNIARMSLVLAGFPFEVPGLTVNRLCASSLDALIDGWGRISLGLNQAVLIGGVESMTRAPFVMSKPSSSFGRDSKMYDSTFGWRFPNEKMKKLFPLWSMGETAEELATIHNITREKQDEFALSSHQKAISAIMSGKFNDEILPLEIKLKKESLIVNQDEGPREDTNLEKLSKLRAVFRENGSVTAGNASSMNDGASCLFLASEDFIKRHNLSPLVELTGAGIRGVHPNTMGIGPVEATKVLLKKFNKKITDFDFFEINEAFSAQVLSCTKELDIDEKKVNLRGGAIALGHPLGCSGARIVTTLTHIMKDHPSFNEALATMCVGVGQGVSVSFKRC, from the coding sequence ATGACTCGCGTTTTTCTTACCTATGCAAAAAGAACCCCAATTGGAAGAATTAATGGAGCGCTCTCTCACATGCGCCCAGATGATATGCTTGCTGCCCTTTTTTCAGACTTCAAAAAGAGCCACGACTTTGACATGAGCGAAATTGACGATGTGATTGTAGGTTGTGCCAATCAAGCCGGAGAAGATAATAGGAATATCGCAAGAATGAGCCTTGTTTTAGCAGGCTTTCCCTTTGAAGTTCCAGGTCTTACTGTCAATCGCCTCTGCGCTTCTTCACTTGATGCCCTCATTGATGGTTGGGGAAGAATTTCTCTTGGACTTAATCAAGCCGTCCTCATTGGTGGTGTTGAAAGTATGACTCGCGCTCCTTTTGTCATGAGTAAACCTTCAAGCTCTTTTGGCCGCGATTCAAAAATGTATGACTCTACTTTTGGATGGCGTTTTCCAAATGAAAAAATGAAAAAGCTCTTTCCTCTATGGAGTATGGGAGAAACAGCTGAAGAACTTGCTACGATACATAATATCACTCGTGAAAAACAAGATGAATTTGCGCTATCATCGCACCAAAAGGCCATAAGTGCGATAATGAGTGGTAAGTTTAACGACGAAATTTTACCGCTAGAAATTAAATTGAAAAAAGAAAGTCTCATCGTTAATCAAGATGAAGGACCGAGAGAAGATACAAACTTAGAAAAGTTATCAAAACTAAGGGCCGTCTTTAGAGAAAATGGTTCAGTTACTGCAGGGAATGCATCAAGCATGAACGATGGCGCCTCATGCCTATTTTTAGCTAGTGAGGATTTTATTAAACGCCACAACCTGAGTCCACTAGTTGAGTTAACAGGTGCGGGTATCAGAGGTGTTCATCCAAATACAATGGGAATTGGTCCAGTTGAAGCGACAAAAGTTCTCCTTAAAAAGTTTAATAAAAAGATAACTGACTTTGACTTCTTTGAAATTAATGAAGCTTTTAGTGCTCAAGTTTTAAGTTGTACAAAAGAGCTCGATATCGACGAGAAGAAAGTAAATCTACGAGGAGGAGCCATTGCTCTTGGTCACCCGCTTGGCTGCTCAGGAGCAAGAATAGTTACGACACTCACTCATATAATGAAAGATCATCCAAGCTTTAATGAGGCCCTTGCCACAATGTGTGTCGGTGTGGGACAAGGAGTATCTGTTAGCTTTAAAAGGTGTTAG